GAACATGACATACACCTGTCCGGTTGGCATGGTAATCTGGAGAAGAAAGAGAGAATCCTATGACTGAGGTGAACTTAATTGAAAGTGGAGTGGAAAAAGCATGACAAAGCCCTCTACCTCCCTGCCGCCCAACCGGCGCTAATTGAGGTTCCGGCCTTACCTTATTTCATGCTGCACGGGGAGGGTAATCCGAATGCGGATGCTTTTAAGGAGGCAGTTGGTGTGCTGTATTCGTTGTCCTATGCGATCAAGATGCTGCCGAGGAAAGGTCCGGCCCCTGAGGGGTACTACGATTACACGATCTACCCTCTGGAAGGCATATGGGACCTCAGTGAAGCGGGGCGCCGCCAAGCTGCTCTGGACAAGGACGAGCTGGTATACACCATCATGATCCGGCAGCCGGAATTCGTCACTCCGGAGCTTGCAGACGGAATTATCCGGCAGGTCAAGGCCAACAAGCCGCATCCGCTATTGGAAAAAGCCGTCTTCGGCATAGTGGAAGACGGCCTCAGTGTACAGATGCTGCATACCGGCCCCTACGACGAGGAACCGGCCAGCTTCGCCAGAATGGAACAGTTCTGTGCCGGACAGGGACTGCGGCGGGAATCGAAGCTTCACCGCGAGATCTATCTCTCGGATGCCCGGCGCGCCAAGCCGGAGAAGCTGAGAACCGTGCTGCGGTTCAAGGTATCACGGCTGCATTAACAGTGCAGCCGGCTCTATGCTAAGAACGTACAATGC
This region of Paenibacillus sp. FSL K6-1096 genomic DNA includes:
- a CDS encoding GyrI-like domain-containing protein, with translation MEWKKHDKALYLPAAQPALIEVPALPYFMLHGEGNPNADAFKEAVGVLYSLSYAIKMLPRKGPAPEGYYDYTIYPLEGIWDLSEAGRRQAALDKDELVYTIMIRQPEFVTPELADGIIRQVKANKPHPLLEKAVFGIVEDGLSVQMLHTGPYDEEPASFARMEQFCAGQGLRRESKLHREIYLSDARRAKPEKLRTVLRFKVSRLH